Proteins from one Salmo salar chromosome ssa07, Ssal_v3.1, whole genome shotgun sequence genomic window:
- the LOC106608683 gene encoding equilibrative nucleoside transporter 2, which produces MKGRTDAPRDRGWLVGIIFFILGLGTLLPWNFFMTASMYFNSRLNKTEWSNGTVVSHKEYYFNNWMTLLSQLPLLLCTLLNSFFYQRISEMVRIAGSLVFIFILFILTAILVKIPMEEDRFFSVTMATIWFINSFGAVLQGSLFGLVGLLPQKYSAVFMSGQGLAGTFAAIAMLVSIASDTDPETAALGYFITPCVGTLITLLSYLLLPRLEFARFYLDKSRSYEVETADELLKVTGSGSAENCKLYGHANGSLANGGASGEEVEVEGAGVSPKQAFLTLEQAEVRDRKSTVMEVFKKIWVMAFCVVFVFTVTLAVFPAITVDVKTIYPGKWEPYFISVCCFLIFNVCDWIGRTVTTLVQWPPKESFLFPGLVVSRVVFVPLLMFCNVQRRSYFPVLFSHDAAFAFIMTLFSLSNGYCVCLSMSYAPQLVAPKDAETAGALMTFFLALGLSIGAALSFLLRLLV; this is translated from the exons GGGCTGGTTGGTGGGGATCATCTTCTTCATCCTGGGCCTCGGGACGCTGCTACCATGGAACTTCTTCATGACCGCCTCCATG tATTTCAACAGCCGCCTTAACAAGACTGAATGGAGCAACGGCACGGTGGTCTCCCACAAAGAGTACTACTTCAACAACTGGATGACTCTGCTGTCCCAGCTCCCCCTGCTGCTCTGCACTCTGCTCAACTCCTTCTTCTATCAGCG gATATCGGAGATGGTGCGGATAGCGGGCAGCCTGGTCTTCATCTTCATCCTCTTCATCCTTACTGCCATCCTGGTCAAGATCCCCATGGAGGAGGACCGCTTCTTCTCTGTTACCATGGCTACCATCTGGTTCATCAACT CGTTTGGAGCGGTGCTACAGGGCAGTCTGTTTGGCCTGGTGGGCCTCCTTCCTCAGAAGTACAGCGCTGTGTTCATGAGTGGCCAGGGGCTGGCCGGCACCTTCGCTGCTATCGCCATGCTGGTCTCCATAGcca gtgatacGGACCCTGAGACGGCTGCGTTGGGTTACTTCATCACGCCGTGTGTTGGAACCCTGATCACTTTGCTTAGCTACCTCCTACTGCCTCGCCTG GAGTTTGCCCGGTTTTACTTGGACAAGAGCAGGAGTTATGAGGTGGAGACCGCAGATGAGCTGCTGAAAG TGACAGGGAGTGGGTCGGCGGAGAACTGCAAGCTGTATGGCCACGCCAATGGCTCATTGGCCAATGGAGGTgccagtggtgaggaggtggaggtagagggggCTGGGGTCAGTCCCAAGCAGGCCTTCTTAACCCTGGAGCAGGCTGAGGTCAGGGACAGGAAGTCCACCGTCATGGAGGTGTTTAAAAAG atatgGGTGATGGCTTTCTGTGTGGTTTTTGTCTTCACCGTCACTCTCGCTGTGTTCCCCGCCATCACTGTGGACGTCAAGACTATATACCCTGGGAAATGGG AACCTTATTTCATCTCTGTGTGCTGCTTCCTCATTTTCAACGTGTGTGACTGGATCGGCAGAACCGTCACCACCCTGGTCCAGTGG CCCCCCAAGGAGAGTTTTCTGTTCCCGGGGCTGGTGGTCTCCAGGGTGGTGTTTGTTCCTCTGCTGATGTTCTGTAACGTCCAGAGGCGCTCCTACTTCCCCGTCCTCTTCTCCCACGACGCTGCCTTCGCCTTCATCATGACGCTGTTCTCCCTCTCCAATGGCTACTGCGTCTGCCTCTCCATGTCCTACGCCCCACA GTTGGTGGCTCCTAAAGATGCAGAGACGGCCGGGGCCCTGATGACTTTCTTCCTGGCTCTGGGCCTCTCCATCGGGGCCGCCCTGTCCTTCCTGCTGCGACTACTggtctag